One genomic window of Fimbriimonadaceae bacterium includes the following:
- a CDS encoding flagellar biosynthesis anti-sigma factor FlgM: MRISDTEVKKILSGSDPLVQEIEEISLDGARNGRDKELIDQVVANVAAMPDRDEVVAELKARIEAGQYNPTGDEIADAMIRRAIADRVR; this comes from the coding sequence ATGCGAATTTCAGACACCGAAGTGAAGAAGATCCTCTCGGGGAGCGATCCCCTCGTCCAGGAGATCGAAGAGATCTCCCTCGATGGCGCGCGCAACGGGCGCGACAAGGAGCTCATCGACCAGGTCGTCGCCAACGTCGCGGCGATGCCGGATCGGGATGAGGTCGTCGCCGAACTCAAGGCGCGCATCGAGGCGGGCCAGTACAACCCCACTGGGGACGAGATCGCCGACGCGATGATCCGCCGGGCCATCGCGGACCGAGTCCGCTAG
- a CDS encoding OmpA family protein: MNDGTPIIIKKKKVQGHGHHGGSWKVAYADFVTAMMAFFMVMWIMGMSDETRSMVAGYFNDPNGFIKNPPKSRTPFAIPGSPSPRQGQGGDTMNMAEKSDKEEIKKIETKLEEAIGSDASLRNLFKNMEMSITEEGLRIEFMEASGSVFFETGKAVIRPDAKRLIAKVAPLLAQSGRTMVVEGHTDAMPYAGANYDNLNLSTDRALAMKRALQSGGVTLKQISQVRGYAANKLRKPDKPLDFSNRRVTVLIPFHVVADSTVDLPADVIKTQIEGAFRKPIEVAPDPPKIRE, translated from the coding sequence ATGAACGACGGCACCCCCATCATCATCAAGAAGAAGAAGGTCCAGGGCCATGGGCACCACGGCGGCTCGTGGAAGGTGGCCTACGCGGACTTCGTGACGGCGATGATGGCGTTCTTCATGGTTATGTGGATCATGGGCATGTCGGACGAGACGCGCTCGATGGTCGCCGGCTACTTCAACGACCCGAACGGCTTCATCAAGAACCCACCGAAGTCGCGCACCCCGTTCGCCATTCCCGGCTCTCCCTCGCCCCGCCAAGGCCAGGGCGGGGACACGATGAACATGGCGGAGAAATCGGACAAAGAAGAGATCAAGAAGATCGAGACCAAGCTTGAAGAGGCGATCGGCTCCGACGCGAGTCTGCGCAACCTGTTCAAGAACATGGAGATGTCGATCACCGAGGAGGGGCTGCGGATCGAGTTCATGGAGGCCAGCGGGTCCGTGTTCTTCGAAACCGGGAAGGCCGTCATCCGCCCGGACGCCAAGAGGCTGATCGCCAAAGTCGCTCCGCTGCTGGCCCAGTCGGGTCGAACGATGGTCGTCGAGGGCCACACCGACGCGATGCCCTATGCCGGCGCGAACTACGACAACCTCAACCTCAGCACGGACCGCGCCCTTGCGATGAAGCGCGCGCTGCAAAGCGGCGGGGTCACCCTCAAGCAGATCTCGCAGGTGCGGGGTTACGCCGCCAACAAGCTGCGCAAGCCCGACAAGCCGCTCGACTTTTCCAACCGCCGCGTCACGGTCCTCATCCCGTTCCACGTCGTCGCCGACTCCACGGTCGACCTCCCTGCCGACGTGATCAAGACCCAGATCGAAGGGGCGTTCCGCAAGCCGATCGAAGTGGCGCCCGACCCGCCGAAGATTCGCGAGTAA